The genomic DNA CCAAATCCAAACCGCATTAGTTCAGACCTTATTGACGGCTTACCTAATGCAGGATTTTTGTCGAAAGCACTCAAAGTTCGTCAAAACTTGAAAAGCAGTTTTGCTCACTTTTCGGTTTCGTCCAAATCCAAACCTCATTAGTCCAGACCTTATTTTACATCGTAGCCTTGATCTTCAATGGCTTCTTTCATTTGTTCTAAAGAAACTCTATTTTCATCATAATCAACTCTAACTTGTTTTTTATCTAAATCTACTTCTGCTGAAGTTACGCCATTTAATTTAGCTAATGCTGATTCAACAGCATTTCTGCAATGATCGCAGCTCATACCTTCTACGTTAATTACTTCATTAATCATCATTGTCACCTCCGAAGTACCTCATTAGTTATATACCCATATTCTACTCTTTTTTTAAAATTATTAAACTAAATTCTACAATTTCATGCGTTTTAAACGTAACGCATTACTTACTACGCTGACGGAACTTAAAGCCATCGCAGCACCTGCGATCCACGGTGCTAATAAGCCCATTGCTGCAATCGGAATGCCTGCAACATTATAACCGAATGCCCAGAATAAATTCTGCTTAATGTTGCGAATCGTTTTATTACTTGCATGGATTGCTTTTGGAATTAAATTGATATCGCCACCAAGAATGGTAATATCAGCTGCTTCAATAGCGACTTCTGTACCAGTACCCATAGCGATGCCGATATCTGCTTTGACTAGTGCAGGTGCATCATTGATACCATCGCCAACCATGGCAACTTTATGACCATTTTCTTGCAAGTGTGCAATATGTTGTGCTTTGTCTTCAGGTAAGACGTTAGCAATGACTTGATCAATGCCGACTTCTTGAGCAATCGCTTGAGCGGTGCGTTGATTATCACCCGTTAACATCACGGTACGAATATTCATATGTCCTAACGTTTGGATGGCTTCTCTCGCAGACGCTTTAACAGTATCTGCTACAGCTACCATACCTTTTAATTGGCCATTATAAGCAATTAACATTACTGTATGGCCATTGCTTTCCATATGCTCTTTTTGCGATTGAATGTTATCGATAGGTATATCATTATTAAGCATTAATTGTTGATTACCAACTAACAATGTTTGGTGATGAATTGTTGCTTGAATGCCATGACCAGGCATCGTTTGATAGTTCGTTACATCTACGAAATCAACGCCTTGATCTTTAGCATAATTGACGATTGCCATTGCTAAAGGATGCTCTGAGTTATTTTCAGCAGACGCGACGAAGGCTAGCATGTCTTTTTCTCCTTGAAAATAAGTTACCTCAGGTTTGCCATGTGTTAACGTACCTGTTTTATCAAATACAACAGTGTCAACTTGATGTGTACGTTCCACATATTCGCCACCTTTAAATAAAATACCATGTTCAGCAGCGCGTCCTGTACCTACCATTATAGACGTTGGTGTAGCAAGACCAAGCGCACATGGGCAAGCGATGACAAGTACAGAAATAGAAGCAATCAACGCATCTTCAAATTGTCCAGGATGTACGAATATAATCCATATGAGGAACGTTAACAATGCGATGCCAATGACAATGGGTACAAAATAGCCTGAGATTATATCTGCTAAACGTTGAATAGGTGCTTTAGAGCTTTGTGCTTCTTCTACCACTTTAATAATATTTGATAGAGCAGTGTCTTTCCCTACTTTTGTAGCTTTGACAGTGATGGCACCATTTGTATTCATCGTTGAACCAATAACATTATCGTCCATTTGTTTATCAACTGGCATTGATTCACCTGTTAACATAGATTCATCTACTGCAGTTTCGCCTTTAATAATTTGACCGTCAACGGGAATTTTTTCGCCTGGTTTAACTAATAAAGTATCACCAACGTTAACTTGATTTAATGGAATCATCTGTTGGCTACCATCTTCAGCTATAATACGTGCTTCTTTAGCTTGTAAATTGAGCAATTCACTTAGTGCATTGGTAGTTTGTGATTTTGCACGTGCTTCTAAATATTTTCCGAAAAGAATTAACGTAATTAATACAGCACTTGTTTCAAAATAAAGATGTGGCATATGAGTAGTACCCATAAGCCATTTAACCATTTCATAAATACTATAGAAATACGCTGCACTCGTACCTAAAGCAACGAGGACGTCCATATTGGCACCACCATTACGTAAATTCTTATAGGCACCTACATAGAATTGCCAACCAATGATAAATTGGATAGGTGTGGCAAGTACAAATTGAAACCACGGATTCATCAATATGTCTGGTAAGTGCATATTAAAAAGATGAACAAACATGGTCATAAGCAATGGTAATGCTAATATAGCAGAAACAATTAATTTATTTCGTTTGTGTTTTAATTCTAATTCTTTACGTGAGGCTTGTTCAGCTTCAGTTTGTTTTGGTTGGGCATCGTAACCTAACTTTCTAATACGTTCGATGAGCGTATCAATATTGGTTTGACTAGGATAATAGTCGATAGATGCTTGTTCAGTAGTTAAGTTAACTGAAGCTTGTTTGACGCCAGCCGTTTTATTAAGCACTTTTTCAATACGATTAGAACAAGCTGCACAAGTCATGCCAGTAATGTCTAGTTCAGTTTTATCCGTTGCGACGTCGTAGCCTAATTTTTGAACTGTATTGACGAAGTCACTTACGGAATGCTCATTAGCATCATATTCAATATTTGCTTTTTCAGTCGTTAAATTGACTTGAGCCGTTACATCGTCCATCTTATTTAATCGTTTCTCAATACGATTAGAACAAGCCGCACAAGTCATACCAGTAATGTCTAAAGTTGTTTTACGTCGCTCACTCATCATTACACCTCCGATACATTTCATTATCAATATACCCCCTTAGGGTATTGGAGTCAATGATTATGTTTTTATTTTGAAAAGAGGTACGTATAAACACAAATAAGTGAAATTAAAAAAGGAACAAGACAACGAATTCGAGATGAATGCTGTCTTGTTCCTATTGTTTTCTAGATACTTAATAACTATCAAATTTATAAACTTTTGATATAAAAGAATGTGAATGACTTAATTAAAAAAAGTCTGAAGGTTTGAAGTGCTCTAAATTCAAATCTTTAAAATTATTAAATTCATGATTACTTATCGTTTGAACAAGCTCACCGCTTTTGGCTTGATTATAGTAGTTGTTTGCTTCATTTATAATATCGTGATCTTGGACAGTTTTAACGATGCCAAGAATAATGAGTAAAGTGATAATACCTTTTATAATACCTCTCATTTAAAATTGCACTCCTTTATCTATGTTTTCTCGCGAATGTCGTTTGGGCTATAAATATTGGGAATTTAATTCAATTATAAAGTGTTTATAGTGAAATATCATGCGTCTAGAGTACCGACATTCAATGGTTCTAAAGTTGTAAATAGATGTTGATTAAAAAAGTATAAAAAAATGGAATCAAAACGATTGCTTATAACTTTGAATAGTGCAGACTTAAATGTGTCAATTACAAATAATAACTGAATGATTTGTTTCAAAATGAACTTTAATGGGAACGGTTAAGTAAACAATAGAGGAGTGAGTATGAATGAATTTATTAGAATTTCACAAACAAATTAAAGGTTATACTCAAGCGCATCAACCAGGTACAGAAAAGGATATGAACCCTAAACCTGTATCAGAGTTGGATGAATATAAAGCGGCAGGTAAATTAAAAGGGAAAGTAGCTTTAATAACTGGAGGCGATTCTGGCATTGGCCGCTCAGTTGCGATTTTATTTGCGAAAGAAGGCGCAAATGTTGCTATTGGTTATTATAATGAACATGAAGACGCTGAAGATACTGTCAATCGCTTAAAAGACATTGGCGTAGAAGCTAAAGCCTATGCACATGATTTAAAAGATGCCGAGCAATCTAAACAATTAGTTGAAAACGTGGTGAATGATTTTGGTGGATTAAATATTCTAGTAAATAATGGTGCAGTGCAATTTCCACAGGATAGTTTTATGGACATTACACCAGCACAGTTTAAAGAAACATTTGAAACGAATATCTTTGGTATGTTCTTCTTGTCACAAGCGGCTGTTCCATATTTACATGAAAATGATGCAATCATCAACACAACAAGTGTTACAGCTTACCGTGGTTCAGGACACTTAATCGATTATTCATCAACGAAAGGTGCCATCGTATCATTTACACGTTCATTAGCTACAACGTTAATGGAGAAAAATATTCGTGTCAATGGCGTAGCGCCGGGTCCGATTTATACACCACTCATTCCAGCCACATTTGATGAAGAGAAAGTTGAAAACCAAGGCGGAGATACGCCTATGGGTAGACGAGGTCAACCAGCTGAACTTGCACCTGCCTATGTCTTTTTAGCTACAAATGCCGATAGTTCTTATATTACAGGACAAATTATTCATGTAAATGGTGGCGACTACATTACAACGTAAGTATTGCCATTAAGTAGCAATGAACCGAATTGAATAGGATTATATAGTATGCTCCCTACGAAGACAGTCGGTTATGTAGGGGGCATATTTTAATATATAGCCTATTTATGAATGACCTTTTTTCGTGCGAATAAAATTAACTTTATTTAAAATTAAGTTATATAGTATATAGAAATGAGGGATAGTGATGACTGAAAAAGATAAAATGTTAGCCAATGTCTGGTATGACGCCAATTTCGATGACGAATTAAGCCAAGATCGCGTTCGTGCTAAAGATTTATGCTTTGATTTTAACCAAACGAGACCTAGCGAAGCAGAGAAACGTACCGAAATATTAACTGAATTATTTGGGTATGAATTAGAAAATATAGCCATTAATAGTCCGTTTGATACCGATTATGGATGGAATGTTAAACTAGGAAAGAATGTCTTTGTAAATAGTAATTGCTACTTTATGGACGGTGGAGGTATTACGATTGGTGATGATGTTTTTATTGGACCATCATGTGGTTTCTATACAGCACATCATCCGCTTACGTATAAAGAACGCAATCAAGGTTTAGAACTAGCACAGCCTATTACGATTGGCAGTAATATTTGGTTTGGTGGCAATGTAGTAGTGACGCCTGGTGTAACCATTGGTGATGGTTCTGTTATCGCAGCAGGGTCAGTCGTCACTAAAGATGTACCACCTAATAGCTTAGTTGCAGGTGTACCAGCCAAAGTGATTAGAGAAATAAATGAAGATGATGCACCTAATTATTAAATTTAATCATTTTACGACCAACCTTTAAGCATTTGCCAATGAAGATTTAGGCAAACACTTAAAGGTTTATTTGTGTTTATCGAGTAAATAATGTATTTAAAATTATTGAATCAATTTAAGGCTTATCAATATATAAAATGCTAACGACGTATTTAGATTGAATATACAGTTAAATTAAAAAGTAAAACTTTTCAGATAATATAGATGTAAGCGATTGCAAAAACAACCCGAAGCATAGTAGAATAAAATTAATGATACAAATTATCATTCTAAGTAAGTCAATGTTTTACTGATTTTATAATTCTCACAAATACATAGGGGGTAATTAAGAATGGTAGTACCTTTCAAGAATGAACCTGGGATTGATTTTTCAGTACAAGAAAATGTAGAAAGATTTCAAAAAACGCTTGAACAAGTTAAAAGCGAATTAGGTCAAACACTTCCAATCGTGATTGACGGAGAACATATCACTAAAGATGATACATTCGATTCAATTAATCCGGCGAATACATCTGAATTAATTGCTAAAGTTTCTAAAGCAACAAAAGAAGATGTGGATAAAGCCTTTGAATCTTCAAATAAAGCATACAAAGCATGGAGCAAGTGGTCACACAGAGACCGTGCGGAGTTATTATTACGTGTCGCTGCGATTATTCGTCGTCGTAAAGAAGAAATCTCAGCAGTAATGGTTTACGAAGCAGGTAAACCTTGGGATGAAGCAGTTGGTGATGCTGCAGAAGGTATCGACTTTATCGAATATTATGCACGTTCAATGATGGATTTAGCTGATGGTAAACCAGTATTAGATCGTGAAGGTGAACATAATAAATACTTCTACAAATCAATTGGTACAGGTGTTACAATTCCACCTTGGAACTTCCCATTCGCAATTATGGCAGGAACAACGCTAGCTCCTGTAGTAGCAGGTAACACAGTATTATTAAAACCAGCGGAAGACACAGTATTAACTGCTTATAAATTAATCGAAATTTTAGAAGAAGCAGGTCTTCCTAAAGGTGTTGTAAACTTCGTACCTGGTGATCCTAAAGAAATAGGTGATTACTTAGTAGATTCTGTGCATACACACTTTGTGACTTTCACTGGTTCTCGTGCAACTGGTACACGTATTTATGAACGCAGTGCTGTCGTTCAAGAAGGCCAAACTTTCTTAAAACGTGTTATCGCTGAGATGGGCGGTAAAGATGCGATTGTCGTAGATGAAAATATTGATACAGACTTAGCTGCAGAATCAATCGTAACGTCAGCATTCGGTTTCTCTGGACAAAAATGTTCAGCATGTTCACGTGCGATTGTTCATAGTTCTGTGTATGACGAAGTGTTAGAAAAAGCAATTGAACTTACAAAAGAATTAACAGTTGGTAACACTGTAGATAATACATTTATGGGTCCTGTTATTAATAAAAAACAATTCGATAAAATTAAAAAATATATCGAAATTGGTGGTAAAGAAGGTAAAATTGAAATCGGCGGTGATGCTGACGATTCAACTGGATACTTCATTAAACCAACAATCATTTCAGGATTGAAATCATCTGACCAAGTAATGCGTGAAGAAATCTTCGGTCCAGTCGTAGGTTTCACTAAATTTGATAACTTTGAAGAAGCAATTGAAATTGCTAACGATACAGATTACGGTTTAACAGGTGCAGTAATCACAAATAATCGTGAAAACTGGATTAAAGCAGTAAATGAATTTGATGTAGGTAACTTATATCTTAACCGTGGTTGTACAGCAGCCGTAGTTGGCTACCATCCATTCGGTGGTTTCAAAATGTCAGGTACAGATGCTAAAACAGGTAGCCCTGATTACTTATTAAACTTCTTAGAACAAAAAGTAGTTTCAGAAATGTTCTAAAATTTTAAATTAAATTTTTGATCACGAGCCATACAAGGCAAAGCATGTTGCAAAATATGCATGCCTTGTATGGCTTTTTTATTTTAATTGACTAAAATGATGATATTGAGAATTATTTTCATTAAATCGACAAATTTTCAATCAAATAGATATTGTTTAAAAGATAAGGGAGGTATAAGATGACTTTGATGATAATGATTATCAAATGAATGTAGAAAGCGTGAGTTTATGCAAAATTTAACAACTGGCGTTAAAAATAGAAATTATAAAATCAAAGAAATAAATATAACTAATAAAAGTATGTTATATCGTTTAAAAGCATTGGGTTTAACTAAAGGAAGTCATATTAAAATTAAACAAAAATGTCTCTTAAGTGGTCCAAGTGTTATCGAAATAAATGGACAATTTCTTAGTATTCGTCAACGTGATGCACGTCTTATTGAACTAGAGGGGTAAATCTTATGGATAATAGTTTTTGTATTCTGGGTAATCCTAATGTTGGCAAAACATCACTCTTTAATGCATTAACAGGGTCATACGAATATGTAGGCAATTGGAGCGGTGTAACAGTAGAGAAAAAATCGGTAAATTGAGAGAGAATTTAGGAGAATTAATAGATTTACCTGGTTTATATGATTTATCACCTATTTCAAAAGATGAAAGTGTTGTAACGGATTATTTAATGAAGACACCATTTTCAGGAATGATTAATATTATTGATTCTAGCCAGTTAAAAAGAAACTTGCATCTTACCATCCAATTATTAGAGTTAAATAGTCCTATGATTATTGGATTAAATATGATAGATGTTGCTACTAAAAGAGGCATTAAAGTTAATTATGAGAAGTTAATGAAGAAATTAAAAATTCCAATTTTTCCTATCATAGCAAGAAATGCTAAAGGGACGCATGATTTGTTGAATGAGTTGCAATATCTAAAATTAGATGAAAGACAAGTGTTTAAAATTAATTATGGCGAAGATATTGAGGAGACAATCAAACAAATATGTGTAATTATTAAACAACATGCCAATTATCCTAATGAAAGATTGCGATTTATTGCTATTCAATATCTATTAGATAATATTGAAATTTATCAAGAATTGGATGCACATATTTTAGAGAAGTTGAAACCATTAAAACAACAGTTGAGTGATTTATCTGAATTAAGTGTACATGACCGCATAGAAGAAACTAGAAATCAATATATTAATATGTTGTTAAAAGATGTGATTGAATATCCACAGGAAGAAAGACAGTTTTTAACAGAAAAAGTAGATAAAATATTAATGCATAAATATTTAGGTATACCTATCTTTTTAGGCATAATGTGGTTAATATTCCAAACAACATTCACTTGGATAGGAACACCACTATCCGATCAGATGGATCAATTTTTTAGTAATCAACTGACTGATTGGGTCAAAATAGTAATGAATTATTTACATATATTTCCTTTTCTTCAAGATTTAATAACAGATGGCATTATAGCGGGCGTCGGATCAGTTCTAGTTTTTGTTCCACAGATCTTAGTGCTATTCTTTTTCATTTCACTTTTGGAAGATTCGGGGTATATGGCTCGAATTGCAGTTTTAATGGATAAGACAATGGAATCAATAGGATTAAGCGGTAAATCATTCATTCCAATGATAATCGGATTTGGTTGTAATGTGCCAAGCATTATGGCTGCACGTAGTATTGAAAATGAAAAAGAGCGATTAATTACAATTCTAATCTCACCTTTCATGTCATGCTCAGCGCGTTTACCAGTATACGCATTATTCGTTGGTATATTTTTTAAAAGATCTCAATCACTCGTCGTATTGAGTTTATATATATTAGGTATTGTCGTAGCACTTATTGTGAGTACCATTTTAAATCGTTTTATTTTAAAAAATGAAAATGCTGTATTTATTGTGGAATTACCAACATATCGTTTTCCTTCAATCAGAACGTTATGGCGAAGTACTTGGGAAAAAGCGAAAGGCTTTGTTAGAAAAGCAGGCACATTTATATTTGGTGGTTCAGTGATTATTTGGGCATTAAGTTATATTGGACCTCATGGTGTCAATGTAAACATCAATCATAGCTTTATGCATATTCTGGGTGAGTTAATTGCGCCAATTATTGCACCATTAGGCTTTAGTAGTTGGCAAGCAGGTGCAACATTGATACCAGGTTTCTTAGCAAAAGAAGTTATTATAAGTACGATGTCAATTCTTTATTCTTCAAGTGATCATGGCCTCGTTAATGTTATACAACAGCAGTTCACACCACTTTCAGCATATGCATTTATGATTTTTATTTTACTTTATGTACCATGTATTTCGACGGTGGCTACTATTCGTAAAGAGACTGCATCATGGAAATGGACGCTGTTTGGACTCATTTATCCAATTGTGACAGCATATAGTTTAACATTGATTTTTTACCAAATAAGTAAATTTTTTATATAAGGAAGTCTTACAATGTATATAATAATTAATGCAATTTTATTGATAGCCATCATTGGTTATACGCTTTTTACGCTTGTTAAATTCTTCAAACGGGCTAAACGTGGAGATTGTGGTAGTTGTAAATCTGAGTGCCATTGTGCAGTGGATTCTACAAAAAAGGTTCATACTGATATACGCAATCATCTTAAAAAATAGTCTTGTTATTGAATAGAAGGTTGAGTATATACAAGAAGAGGTTTGGACAATGATTATTAGCCCAAACCTCTTTTTTTAATTCATTATTTACATTTTTGAATAATCTTGTCCGTTGAGCATCCAACGAACACCATATTTATCCGTAAATACGCCCATTTTGCCACCCCAGAATTGTTCTTCAAGTGGCATTTCAATGTTTAATGACTCATGGTCTTTAATACGATCAAAGAAACGTTGCACGCGGTCAGAATCTTCTTTATCATTTACATCGAAATCAATAAGTAATGAAATACCATTATTAATATGATCTACGCGTCCAAAAGAATCAGAACATAAAATTTTAACGCCTAATACTTCAAATTCAGCATGCATTGTAGCTTCTTCAGCTTGTTCTTTAGTTAAACCAAAGTTTTCTGCTTGGTCCTCGCCGACTTGTAATCTGTTGATATGTGTTGCACCAAAGACTTCTTCGTAATAGGCTAGAGCGTCTTTTGCTTTATCAAATGCCAAATATGGATGTAATACTGTCATTTTATTTACCCCTTTTAAAAAATTGAATTACTTGGTGCCATTATATAGTGATTTTGCTGAGATAGCGAATAATTTAATCTCTAGCACTGACATTGATTAATTTATGAAATATTTGATCCATTTGTTTAGGGTTAATGTCTACATTTTCATTTTTCTTCCATTCAATAAATGCATTTAAGATAGAACCGAATGCATAAAATACTAAGCTCTTTGGTACCATACTATCTACAACGATACGGTGCATATTATCTTTGAAATCATTTTGCATTATATTAATTAAATAGTTGTTACGAACATCTTC from Staphylococcus taiwanensis includes the following:
- a CDS encoding glyoxalase/bleomycin resistance/extradiol dioxygenase family protein; its protein translation is MTVLHPYLAFDKAKDALAYYEEVFGATHINRLQVGEDQAENFGLTKEQAEEATMHAEFEVLGVKILCSDSFGRVDHINNGISLLIDFDVNDKEDSDRVQRFFDRIKDHESLNIEMPLEEQFWGGKMGVFTDKYGVRWMLNGQDYSKM
- a CDS encoding copper-translocating P-type ATPase, which codes for MSERRKTTLDITGMTCAACSNRIEKRLNKMDDVTAQVNLTTEKANIEYDANEHSVSDFVNTVQKLGYDVATDKTELDITGMTCAACSNRIEKVLNKTAGVKQASVNLTTEQASIDYYPSQTNIDTLIERIRKLGYDAQPKQTEAEQASRKELELKHKRNKLIVSAILALPLLMTMFVHLFNMHLPDILMNPWFQFVLATPIQFIIGWQFYVGAYKNLRNGGANMDVLVALGTSAAYFYSIYEMVKWLMGTTHMPHLYFETSAVLITLILFGKYLEARAKSQTTNALSELLNLQAKEARIIAEDGSQQMIPLNQVNVGDTLLVKPGEKIPVDGQIIKGETAVDESMLTGESMPVDKQMDDNVIGSTMNTNGAITVKATKVGKDTALSNIIKVVEEAQSSKAPIQRLADIISGYFVPIVIGIALLTFLIWIIFVHPGQFEDALIASISVLVIACPCALGLATPTSIMVGTGRAAEHGILFKGGEYVERTHQVDTVVFDKTGTLTHGKPEVTYFQGEKDMLAFVASAENNSEHPLAMAIVNYAKDQGVDFVDVTNYQTMPGHGIQATIHHQTLLVGNQQLMLNNDIPIDNIQSQKEHMESNGHTVMLIAYNGQLKGMVAVADTVKASAREAIQTLGHMNIRTVMLTGDNQRTAQAIAQEVGIDQVIANVLPEDKAQHIAHLQENGHKVAMVGDGINDAPALVKADIGIAMGTGTEVAIEAADITILGGDINLIPKAIHASNKTIRNIKQNLFWAFGYNVAGIPIAAMGLLAPWIAGAAMALSSVSVVSNALRLKRMKL
- the pruA gene encoding L-glutamate gamma-semialdehyde dehydrogenase, which translates into the protein MVVPFKNEPGIDFSVQENVERFQKTLEQVKSELGQTLPIVIDGEHITKDDTFDSINPANTSELIAKVSKATKEDVDKAFESSNKAYKAWSKWSHRDRAELLLRVAAIIRRRKEEISAVMVYEAGKPWDEAVGDAAEGIDFIEYYARSMMDLADGKPVLDREGEHNKYFYKSIGTGVTIPPWNFPFAIMAGTTLAPVVAGNTVLLKPAEDTVLTAYKLIEILEEAGLPKGVVNFVPGDPKEIGDYLVDSVHTHFVTFTGSRATGTRIYERSAVVQEGQTFLKRVIAEMGGKDAIVVDENIDTDLAAESIVTSAFGFSGQKCSACSRAIVHSSVYDEVLEKAIELTKELTVGNTVDNTFMGPVINKKQFDKIKKYIEIGGKEGKIEIGGDADDSTGYFIKPTIISGLKSSDQVMREEIFGPVVGFTKFDNFEEAIEIANDTDYGLTGAVITNNRENWIKAVNEFDVGNLYLNRGCTAAVVGYHPFGGFKMSGTDAKTGSPDYLLNFLEQKVVSEMF
- the copZ gene encoding copper chaperone CopZ → MINEVINVEGMSCDHCRNAVESALAKLNGVTSAEVDLDKKQVRVDYDENRVSLEQMKEAIEDQGYDVK
- a CDS encoding FeoB-associated Cys-rich membrane protein; the protein is MYIIINAILLIAIIGYTLFTLVKFFKRAKRGDCGSCKSECHCAVDSTKKVHTDIRNHLKK
- a CDS encoding sugar O-acetyltransferase, encoding MTEKDKMLANVWYDANFDDELSQDRVRAKDLCFDFNQTRPSEAEKRTEILTELFGYELENIAINSPFDTDYGWNVKLGKNVFVNSNCYFMDGGGITIGDDVFIGPSCGFYTAHHPLTYKERNQGLELAQPITIGSNIWFGGNVVVTPGVTIGDGSVIAAGSVVTKDVPPNSLVAGVPAKVIREINEDDAPNY
- a CDS encoding SDR family oxidoreductase → MNLLEFHKQIKGYTQAHQPGTEKDMNPKPVSELDEYKAAGKLKGKVALITGGDSGIGRSVAILFAKEGANVAIGYYNEHEDAEDTVNRLKDIGVEAKAYAHDLKDAEQSKQLVENVVNDFGGLNILVNNGAVQFPQDSFMDITPAQFKETFETNIFGMFFLSQAAVPYLHENDAIINTTSVTAYRGSGHLIDYSSTKGAIVSFTRSLATTLMEKNIRVNGVAPGPIYTPLIPATFDEEKVENQGGDTPMGRRGQPAELAPAYVFLATNADSSYITGQIIHVNGGDYITT
- a CDS encoding ferrous iron transport protein A, with the protein product MQNLTTGVKNRNYKIKEINITNKSMLYRLKALGLTKGSHIKIKQKCLLSGPSVIEINGQFLSIRQRDARLIELEG